Below is a window of Camelina sativa cultivar DH55 chromosome 11, Cs, whole genome shotgun sequence DNA.
AACTTGTTCCTGTTCCTAAAACCCTAACCGTGTTCACGGTCACCAAAACATTGAAGCAAGAAGCAAGTTTCAAGATTCTTTCCAAGTGGCAACGAGTTGCGGACAAGCTTGTTGAAGAGCTCTTCTTACGAGTGTTCTTCAGTGTAGATGGAAAAAACGCAAACAAGACTGTGAAGATGGCTTACATAGGTCAGTTTCTTGGCAACAAAGGCACCTTGCTTGAGGTTATGAAGAAGGGTTTTCCAGAACTAGGGATAACTCAGAAGGATTGTATAGAAATGAGCTGGATAAAATCCATTGTTTACAACTCTGGATTCCCTACAagccctcctcctcctcttgagATTTTGCTTCAAGCGAAGTCACCGATCGGAAAAGTTTACTTCAAAGGGAAATCGGATTTCGCTAAAGAACCTATTCCTATTGTAGGGCTCCAAGGGATGATCAAGAAGTTGCTTGAAGAAGACGCAGCGTTAGTGATTTGGACTCCTTACGGTGGAAAGATGGATAAAATCCCTGAATCAGAGATCCCATTTCCGCATAGAAATGGAACCATCTTTATGATTCAATATTACAGGAGCTGGTCAGACAACGAGAAGAGACCAAACAGACGCATCAAATGGATCAGAGAGCTGTACAGTTACATGAAACCTTATGTCTCAAACAATGCAAGACAAGCTTATGTGAACTACAGAGATCTAGACCTGGGACAGAACAGAAACAACTCAAACTCTAACTTCGTAGAAGCTAAACTATGGGGAGCTAATTACTTTAAAGGCAATTTCAACAGATTGGTGAAGATTAAAACAAAGGTTGATCCAGATAACTTCTTCAGACACGAGCAGAGTATCCCAACTCTGCCCGTTCGATGCTAAGCACATGATAACCATATGGTCCAtatcaatataaaaataaagataagaaCAGAACATTAACTAGAAGAATCAGATAATGATTATTCTGTATTTCAGAAAATGTTCTACCTAAGGATGCATGTGACAGTGTGACGTACGTTgttttatttcagttttcaAGTTTCGAAACATTGCTTCTTATGAGTCACTCAACTGGTTCTTTAGTATCCAATTCCTAGACGCAATCATTAATATAGTGCTTAAAGCTAGTTCTTGCTTTCAATCAAGTTGttaaaaatctataatttcTTTTCGACAGTTACAAGTTctcacttcaaaaaaaaaaaaaaaaaatcatttatcaaGTTATTTTTATTCGTTTTAAAAATTCCAAATCATGGCATATCAAAGACATGCGAAAACATTTATAAGAATTGATTTgatcatttatattatt
It encodes the following:
- the LOC104725002 gene encoding berberine bridge enzyme-like 5, translated to MHILLAARMGISKQLPTISCISFFSLYISLYATITPTSSASVQDGFIECLQRNTNVGFPIEKTFFTSERNASNFIEVFESTAQNQRFLTNSMPKPGFIFKPVHESHVQASIICSKKLGIHFLVRSGGHDYEGVSYVSQIETPFVLIDLSKLRQINVDFEDNSAWVQSGATIGELYYRIAEKSKIHGFPAGVFPSLGIGGHITGRAYGSLMRKYGLAADNVLDAKIVDANGKLLDRAAMGEDLFWAIRGGSGGSFGIILSWKIKLVPVPKTLTVFTVTKTLKQEASFKILSKWQRVADKLVEELFLRVFFSVDGKNANKTVKMAYIGQFLGNKGTLLEVMKKGFPELGITQKDCIEMSWIKSIVYNSGFPTSPPPPLEILLQAKSPIGKVYFKGKSDFAKEPIPIVGLQGMIKKLLEEDAALVIWTPYGGKMDKIPESEIPFPHRNGTIFMIQYYRSWSDNEKRPNRRIKWIRELYSYMKPYVSNNARQAYVNYRDLDLGQNRNNSNSNFVEAKLWGANYFKGNFNRLVKIKTKVDPDNFFRHEQSIPTLPVRC